In a genomic window of Streptomyces pristinaespiralis:
- a CDS encoding class I adenylate-forming enzyme family protein, whose translation MITTRSVPYVRRILDALGRDPDRAVVHRRDGSVAAGELTDSILGTTTLLYDHGVGTGDTVAVLTGPNHPLMLSARYAVHLLGATSVYVRSMNPRTDTETFSVSTQTELLRDLGVPLLLVDEESAERGRWLSNRLPGLTVLPIPPGAPAHPVPLGRLREGRPDALAVVDFTSGGSGRPKMVAQRYGTREELVSRLAHGLDPRGPATLLSVTPISHTTAPMADAVLLSGGTVVLHDGFDADDVLRAFAEQRVTDVYLAVPHLYRLLDHPDIARTDLSSLRRITYSGTPAAPARVARAVELFGDVLIQVYGTTEAGGISSLNPLDHREPELLGSVGRPFPWVRVEIRAPGGGPVVERGVTGEIWVNSPTVTAGYLDDVELTGTALKDGWLLTGDLGHWDRYGYLRLDGRVGDVIKHGGLKLDPAAIERALLGHPQVRQATVFGVRDRDYVEQVHAAVELHSGASRTSSDLRGYVAATLTPEHAPVRVSVWPRLPLTPSGKPDRTYLRSVTAPPDETRPPAAPAHDIRTPVRAHRRGAVPGTSPPREATARADPVRRGGAGSLPDHAIPRSRKGVT comes from the coding sequence ATGATTACCACCCGATCCGTGCCCTACGTACGCCGTATTCTCGACGCACTCGGCAGGGACCCCGACCGGGCGGTCGTGCACCGGCGCGACGGAAGCGTCGCGGCGGGTGAACTGACCGACTCGATCCTCGGCACCACGACCCTGCTGTACGACCACGGTGTCGGAACGGGCGACACCGTCGCCGTCCTCACCGGACCGAACCATCCGCTGATGCTCAGCGCCCGGTACGCCGTCCACCTCTTGGGCGCGACCTCCGTGTACGTACGGTCGATGAACCCGAGGACGGACACAGAGACCTTCTCGGTCAGCACCCAGACCGAGCTGCTGCGCGACCTCGGTGTGCCGCTCCTGCTGGTGGACGAGGAGAGCGCCGAGCGGGGGCGCTGGCTGTCCAACCGTCTGCCGGGGCTGACCGTCCTGCCGATCCCGCCGGGCGCCCCCGCGCACCCCGTGCCGCTCGGCCGGCTACGGGAGGGCCGGCCGGACGCCCTGGCGGTCGTCGACTTCACCAGCGGCGGCTCCGGCCGCCCCAAGATGGTGGCGCAGCGCTACGGCACCCGTGAAGAGCTCGTCAGCCGCCTCGCACATGGCCTCGATCCCCGGGGACCCGCGACGCTGCTGTCGGTCACGCCCATCAGCCATACGACGGCGCCGATGGCCGACGCCGTCCTGCTCAGCGGCGGGACGGTGGTGCTGCACGACGGGTTCGACGCCGACGACGTGCTGCGCGCCTTCGCCGAGCAGCGGGTCACGGACGTCTACCTCGCCGTCCCGCACCTGTACCGGCTGCTCGACCATCCGGACATCGCGAGGACCGACCTGTCGTCCCTGCGCCGCATCACCTACAGCGGCACACCGGCGGCGCCGGCCCGGGTGGCGCGGGCGGTGGAACTCTTCGGCGACGTACTGATCCAGGTGTACGGCACCACGGAGGCCGGCGGCATCAGCAGCCTCAACCCACTGGACCACCGTGAACCGGAGCTGCTCGGCTCCGTCGGCCGCCCCTTCCCCTGGGTGCGCGTGGAGATACGCGCTCCGGGCGGGGGCCCGGTGGTCGAGCGCGGTGTCACGGGCGAGATCTGGGTGAACTCGCCCACCGTCACGGCCGGTTACCTCGACGACGTGGAGCTCACCGGCACGGCGCTCAAGGACGGCTGGCTGCTCACCGGCGACCTCGGGCACTGGGACCGGTACGGCTACCTCCGCCTCGACGGCCGTGTCGGGGACGTCATCAAGCACGGGGGTCTCAAGCTGGATCCGGCCGCCATCGAGCGGGCGCTCCTGGGACACCCGCAGGTGCGGCAGGCCACGGTCTTCGGCGTACGCGACCGGGACTACGTGGAGCAGGTGCACGCCGCCGTCGAACTGCACTCCGGCGCCTCACGGACCTCGAGCGACCTGCGGGGGTACGTCGCCGCGACGCTCACGCCGGAGCACGCGCCGGTCCGGGTCTCCGTGTGGCCCCGGCTCCCGCTCACGCCCTCGGGAAAGCCCGACCGCACCTACCTGCGCTCGGTCACGGCACCACCGGACGAGACCCGTCCGCCAGCCGCCCCGGCGCACGACATCCGGACGCCCGTGCGCGCCCACCGGCGCGGCGCGGTGCCCGGTACGAGCCCCCCGCGCGAAGCCACCGCGCGGGCCGATCCCGTCCGCAGAGGCGGCGCGGGGTCCTTGCCCGATCACGCAATCCCGCGAAGCAGAAAGGGCGTCACATGA